One Methanomassiliicoccales archaeon genomic region harbors:
- the larA gene encoding nickel-dependent lactate racemase, protein MKISIPYGRCGKQEFEIPDNNFMGIICPNEVDVHDERKTIKGAIDSPINLPCLEKFLSGAKNVVFIVNDATRPTPTSKVLDVLDEIMDLEAAKYLIATGSHRSPTPEEYNFIFGRHFERLAQKIHSHDSKKDEMVYIGRSKNGTEMWLNRIVIDADRLIVITSVEPHYFAGYTGGRKSFFPGLAAYETIEQNHKLAMRPEAKILALEGNPVHEDMMDALSALDLKKFFSIQLVLDRHQRVYRAAAGDLNIAFRQAVEWANEVFVVPIKTKADVIVSVAPYPMDVDLYQSQKALDNAKWALNKGGIIILVSQCRSGVGHDTFYKQLTLSDDPHKILENLSKDYKLGYHKAAKIAEMLLESQLFAVTDLDPDLLRKANITPFNSVQSAIDAALNVNKDAKFLVLMDGSVTVPKVS, encoded by the coding sequence ATGAAGATTTCTATACCATACGGCAGGTGCGGTAAACAGGAATTTGAGATACCTGACAACAATTTCATGGGGATAATTTGTCCAAATGAAGTTGACGTCCACGACGAAAGAAAAACGATTAAAGGCGCAATCGACTCTCCTATCAATCTTCCTTGCCTCGAGAAATTCCTATCTGGTGCCAAGAACGTCGTTTTTATCGTGAACGATGCGACAAGACCGACCCCTACGTCTAAGGTACTTGACGTACTGGATGAGATTATGGATCTTGAGGCGGCGAAGTACCTCATCGCAACAGGGAGCCATCGATCACCAACGCCAGAAGAGTACAATTTCATCTTTGGACGGCATTTCGAAAGACTCGCGCAAAAGATACACTCCCATGATTCAAAGAAGGACGAAATGGTCTACATCGGAAGGTCGAAGAATGGAACAGAAATGTGGTTGAATCGCATTGTTATCGACGCAGACCGTTTAATCGTAATTACCAGCGTGGAACCGCATTATTTTGCTGGTTACACGGGCGGGCGAAAGTCTTTTTTTCCGGGTCTTGCCGCTTATGAAACGATTGAACAGAACCATAAGCTCGCCATGCGCCCAGAAGCTAAGATTCTTGCCCTCGAAGGCAACCCCGTCCACGAAGATATGATGGATGCTTTATCCGCATTAGATCTAAAAAAATTTTTTTCAATTCAGCTTGTCCTTGATAGACACCAAAGAGTCTACCGTGCTGCAGCGGGCGACCTCAACATTGCATTTAGACAAGCAGTCGAATGGGCGAACGAGGTATTTGTAGTGCCTATCAAGACCAAGGCTGATGTTATCGTCAGCGTGGCCCCATATCCAATGGATGTCGATTTATATCAATCCCAAAAAGCCCTTGACAATGCCAAATGGGCGCTCAACAAAGGTGGGATAATAATCCTTGTCTCCCAGTGTCGATCCGGTGTGGGACATGATACTTTTTACAAACAGCTCACTCTTTCCGACGACCCCCATAAGATCCTGGAGAATCTATCGAAGGACTACAAGCTCGGCTATCATAAGGCTGCGAAAATCGCTGAGATGCTTCTAGAATCCCAGTTATTTGCGGTGACGGATCTCGATCCTGATCTGCTGAGAAAAGCTAATATAACGCCTTTCAATAGCGTTCAATCTGCCATCGATGCAGCCCTCAACGTGAATAAAGATGCAAAGTTCCTTGTCCTGATGGATGGCAGTGTGACTGTCCCAAAGGTGAGTTAA
- the folP gene encoding dihydropteroate synthase, with the protein MIARIRSYASLCEAQDELSRLGFENCIKDVEDVDGLIFCFVEDERELPSSSEFEKIARTHSCVVGKSRSRKFFRYLMIGSPSAYREMLDHHADNEVIAHINIALKNFKSSKVAPVPLMRHQLSFERTLVMGILNVTPDSFFDGGTYIDKEKAVRRVFEMVDEGADIIDIGGESTRPFSTPVPENIELQRVMPVLQEIVPCISIPVSIDTRKPRVAEKAIELGAEIINDVSGLRDPQMLEVISEMGVPVIVMHMLGDPQTMQLNIHYEDVIGEIAYFLAKSMKEAEKRDVDTRKIIIDPGIGFGKETEHNLEILRRLKELRCLGRPILVGASRKTFIGKILDLPKEERLEGSLASAAISVMNGADILRVHDVKETVRVCRLVDAVFKSSCSK; encoded by the coding sequence ATGATCGCTCGCATAAGGTCTTATGCATCCCTTTGCGAAGCTCAAGATGAATTATCCCGGCTTGGCTTTGAAAATTGTATAAAAGATGTTGAGGATGTAGATGGCCTAATATTCTGTTTTGTAGAGGACGAGAGAGAGCTACCAAGCTCTAGTGAATTCGAGAAAATCGCAAGAACGCATAGTTGTGTGGTTGGAAAAAGCAGATCTAGAAAATTTTTCAGGTATCTTATGATTGGCTCCCCGAGCGCCTATCGTGAAATGCTTGATCATCACGCTGATAATGAAGTGATTGCACATATCAACATTGCCCTGAAGAATTTCAAATCGTCTAAAGTGGCACCAGTCCCACTTATGAGACATCAGCTATCGTTTGAAAGAACACTTGTAATGGGTATCCTTAATGTGACTCCTGATTCTTTTTTTGATGGCGGAACGTATATCGATAAAGAAAAAGCCGTTAGAAGGGTCTTTGAAATGGTTGATGAAGGCGCTGACATCATAGATATCGGCGGCGAGTCTACACGACCATTCTCAACCCCAGTTCCTGAAAACATCGAACTTCAAAGAGTCATGCCAGTTCTTCAGGAGATCGTTCCGTGCATATCGATCCCAGTTTCGATAGATACGCGGAAACCTCGTGTTGCGGAGAAAGCTATTGAACTCGGTGCGGAAATCATAAACGACGTATCAGGGCTCCGAGATCCCCAAATGCTTGAGGTTATTAGCGAAATGGGGGTGCCTGTCATAGTCATGCATATGCTTGGAGATCCTCAAACAATGCAATTGAATATCCATTATGAAGACGTAATCGGAGAAATTGCATATTTCCTTGCAAAGAGTATGAAAGAGGCAGAAAAGAGAGACGTTGATACTCGAAAAATCATCATCGATCCTGGAATAGGCTTTGGTAAGGAAACAGAGCATAATCTTGAGATCCTTAGGCGGCTCAAAGAACTTCGTTGTCTAGGTCGTCCAATCCTCGTTGGAGCTTCGAGAAAGACATTCATCGGAAAAATCCTCGATTTGCCAAAGGAGGAGCGGCTCGAGGGCTCTCTAGCTTCTGCGGCTATCTCAGTAATGAATGGAGCAGATATCCTGAGAGTGCATGACGTAAAGGAAACTGTGAGAGTCTGCAGACTCGTTGATGCTGTGTTCAAGTCAAGCTGTTCGAAATAG
- a CDS encoding glutamine amidotransferase family protein — translation MSGKLDCKRQFPDKIISSCALFGVINLDEERFGSADPVRAISLMRERGNGLGAGFAIYGIYPEFKNDYAMHLMYTNSYAKKITEKYLSKNFRILMSEEIPIENNHAIGKAPIFWRYFLEPSIFADKLGKMGEDDLVVEAVMRINARIDGAFVMSSGKNMGVFKGIGFPEDIASFFCLHEYRGYMWICHARFPTNTPGWWGGAHPFSLLDWSVAHNGELSSYGTNRRYLEAHGYKCTMHTDTEVITYAFDLLSRRSKLPMSLVARVMAPPYWTEIDLMETRKRTLLTTLRIMYASLMLNGPFSIVVGHHGEMIGLTDRKKLRPLVAGKKDNVFYVSTEESAIRLISPVLDSIQRPSGGELIAVRSNRLFVPETSSIEGAVLV, via the coding sequence ATGAGTGGCAAATTGGATTGTAAAAGACAGTTTCCTGATAAAATAATCAGCTCCTGTGCATTATTTGGAGTTATCAATCTTGACGAGGAAAGATTTGGCTCAGCAGATCCCGTAAGAGCGATCTCATTGATGCGTGAGCGTGGAAATGGATTAGGGGCCGGATTTGCAATATATGGCATATATCCAGAATTCAAAAATGATTATGCAATGCATTTGATGTATACAAATTCATATGCAAAAAAGATAACTGAAAAGTATTTGTCGAAAAATTTCCGAATATTAATGAGCGAGGAAATTCCAATAGAGAATAATCACGCAATTGGCAAAGCTCCTATTTTTTGGAGATACTTTCTTGAACCAAGCATATTTGCAGATAAATTAGGAAAAATGGGGGAGGATGATTTAGTTGTTGAAGCAGTCATGCGAATAAACGCTCGCATAGATGGTGCATTTGTGATGTCAAGCGGAAAGAATATGGGAGTATTCAAAGGAATCGGATTTCCTGAAGATATTGCTAGCTTCTTCTGTCTTCATGAATATCGTGGCTACATGTGGATCTGCCATGCTAGATTTCCAACAAACACGCCAGGGTGGTGGGGAGGAGCTCACCCATTCAGTCTTTTGGATTGGTCTGTAGCTCATAACGGCGAACTCTCATCATACGGAACAAATCGACGCTATCTAGAGGCACATGGATACAAATGCACTATGCACACTGACACTGAAGTAATCACATACGCGTTTGATCTCCTGAGCAGAAGAAGTAAACTGCCAATGAGTCTTGTAGCAAGAGTCATGGCACCACCGTATTGGACAGAAATCGATCTAATGGAAACAAGAAAGAGAACGCTGCTGACCACACTCAGAATTATGTATGCTAGCTTGATGCTAAATGGTCCCTTTTCAATTGTGGTAGGACACCACGGTGAGATGATCGGTCTAACAGATCGGAAGAAGCTGAGACCATTGGTTGCAGGTAAAAAGGATAATGTCTTTTATGTTTCCACAGAGGAATCTGCGATTCGCCTCATATCTCCTGTACTAGATTCAATCCAGCGACCATCTGGCGGAGAATTGATTGCCGTGAGATCTAATCGATTGTTTGTTCCAGAGACTTCCTCAATAGAAGGGGCGGTGTTGGTTTAA
- a CDS encoding 4Fe-4S dicluster domain-containing protein, with protein MKKRVVVKFDKCIGCRSCEVACAREHSQKLRTEERITADTNKPVSRIAIKPTFSDPTECEELKPIKGQSRNDIKTGKAYPIRCRHCDDPKCVEACMSGALMKNDEGVVVHNPDKCVGCWMCIMACPFGAIKRDVKNKIIVKCDLCPHRETPACVEACKTGAIIFLREEEIPEWGE; from the coding sequence TTGAAAAAAAGGGTTGTAGTGAAATTCGATAAGTGCATTGGCTGCAGATCCTGTGAAGTTGCGTGCGCACGCGAGCATTCTCAGAAATTAAGAACTGAAGAAAGAATTACCGCGGATACTAATAAACCGGTTTCCCGCATCGCAATTAAACCCACTTTTTCTGATCCGACAGAGTGTGAAGAATTAAAACCAATAAAGGGTCAATCAAGGAATGATATTAAGACAGGAAAAGCTTATCCAATACGATGTCGACATTGTGACGATCCAAAATGCGTCGAAGCATGCATGTCGGGGGCTCTTATGAAAAACGATGAAGGCGTTGTTGTACATAATCCAGATAAATGTGTCGGCTGTTGGATGTGCATCATGGCTTGCCCATTTGGCGCGATAAAGCGGGATGTAAAGAACAAGATTATAGTGAAATGCGATTTATGTCCCCATAGAGAAACGCCCGCATGCGTGGAGGCGTGTAAGACTGGTGCTATTATTTTTTTAAGAGAAGAGGAGATTCCTGAATGGGGTGAATAG
- a CDS encoding DUF2116 family Zn-ribbon domain-containing protein → MSPIDLSKTLQIEVIAVSIPLPPHTHCQNCNSPIPDDMKYCSDECKVAYEGKIKKERKHLIILYVVAILVVVIVGVISYLMA, encoded by the coding sequence ATGTCTCCGATAGACTTAAGTAAAACGCTGCAAATCGAGGTGATTGCCGTGTCAATTCCTCTCCCTCCACATACCCATTGTCAAAACTGTAATTCGCCCATACCTGATGATATGAAATACTGCTCCGATGAGTGCAAGGTGGCGTATGAAGGGAAAATAAAAAAAGAAAGAAAGCATCTCATAATCCTTTATGTTGTTGCTATTTTAGTTGTAGTAATTGTTGGTGTGATTAGTTACCTTATGGCGTGA
- a CDS encoding (Fe-S)-binding protein: MAEIIEAQHLRSKLKTLLTCTYCGFCKSVCPVFEGVGWDPSVARGRMILSYGLLQKEIPADPSVVEALFQCTTCKDCERRCPSSIEVVEVVENARKDLVANGIILPSHKKVITNILSYGNPYGERDSVAQRIGIKPRNAEVGYFIGCTSAYRNRKSADATVSLLHKLGVNFTLLDEVCCGSVMQRIGWNEDDLISLMERNLKAIEASGADEVIFSCAGCYRMFKEEYPKFLKINFKVKHVSEFLSERDLKLLPLSATATYHDPCHLGRHCGVFDPPRKVLSMIPQLIYKEMPRSKDTARCCGGGGGVRSAFPDLSAKIAARRVAEASFAEYLITSCPFCVNNLSMGKELTQATVKVIDLVEFVDLLLKGRT, translated from the coding sequence ATGGCTGAAATAATTGAAGCACAACATCTAAGAAGCAAATTGAAGACCCTTTTGACCTGCACATACTGTGGCTTCTGCAAGAGTGTCTGCCCTGTTTTTGAGGGTGTCGGTTGGGATCCCAGCGTGGCAAGGGGGCGAATGATCCTCTCGTACGGTTTGCTGCAAAAGGAGATACCTGCTGATCCGTCGGTTGTTGAGGCGCTCTTCCAATGCACCACTTGCAAAGACTGCGAGAGAAGGTGCCCGTCTAGCATAGAGGTGGTTGAAGTTGTTGAAAATGCCCGAAAGGATCTCGTAGCTAACGGAATCATTTTGCCGTCTCATAAAAAAGTGATCACCAATATTCTGTCCTACGGCAATCCTTATGGTGAGCGGGATTCGGTAGCTCAACGGATTGGTATAAAACCGAGAAACGCGGAAGTGGGGTATTTCATTGGCTGCACCTCAGCGTACAGAAATAGAAAAAGCGCTGATGCGACAGTTTCCTTATTGCATAAACTAGGTGTAAATTTCACATTGCTCGATGAGGTGTGTTGCGGGAGCGTTATGCAGAGAATAGGATGGAATGAAGATGACCTCATATCACTCATGGAGAGAAACCTGAAGGCAATAGAAGCAAGTGGCGCTGATGAAGTGATTTTCTCGTGTGCTGGTTGCTATCGTATGTTTAAGGAAGAATATCCAAAATTTCTAAAAATCAATTTCAAAGTCAAGCACGTTTCTGAATTCCTGTCTGAAAGAGATTTGAAGTTACTTCCCTTGAGCGCTACAGCCACTTATCACGATCCATGTCATCTTGGAAGACACTGCGGCGTTTTCGATCCGCCGAGAAAAGTCCTATCTATGATACCACAACTCATTTACAAGGAGATGCCAAGGAGTAAGGACACTGCGAGATGCTGCGGTGGTGGAGGCGGAGTGAGATCTGCCTTTCCTGACTTGTCCGCAAAGATAGCAGCACGAAGAGTTGCGGAAGCTAGTTTCGCAGAATACCTCATTACATCATGCCCATTTTGCGTTAATAATCTCAGCATGGGAAAAGAATTGACTCAAGCAACTGTAAAGGTTATAGATCTCGTGGAATTTGTAGATTTGTTGTTAAAAGGTAGAACATGA
- the cysK gene encoding cysteine synthase A: MEAVNNVLELRGNTPMVKLNKVAPEGSAGIFAKLEYFSPSGSVKDRIAAFMIEQAEKRGELKPGYRIVEATTGNTGIAFALAGAVKGYSVTIVMPKGMSDERKKILRALGAEIIYAPGSEIDVDKCVEIVERIRESDPKVWVPGQFTSMDNVIAHEMTTGPECIKQVGQDIDAFVAGIGSGGTLMGVARYFKKIGINAEIVAVEPEECSVIRKGKKGPHRIEGIGDGFIPKIVDTELITRVELVSDEEAILMARRLAREEGIICGISAGANVVAAIRVAKDLGKGKKVITVIPDTGMRYFSTDLFKGCGNDE, from the coding sequence ATGGAAGCTGTCAACAATGTATTGGAATTACGAGGCAATACGCCCATGGTAAAGCTGAACAAAGTTGCACCAGAAGGGTCTGCTGGAATTTTTGCAAAGCTAGAATATTTTAGCCCCTCGGGAAGCGTCAAAGATAGAATTGCCGCCTTCATGATCGAGCAGGCAGAGAAACGAGGAGAGCTTAAACCAGGATACCGCATAGTAGAGGCAACCACCGGGAACACAGGGATTGCATTCGCGCTAGCTGGTGCTGTCAAGGGTTATTCTGTGACAATTGTTATGCCAAAGGGCATGAGCGATGAGCGGAAGAAAATACTAAGGGCTCTTGGTGCAGAAATTATCTATGCTCCCGGCTCGGAGATCGATGTTGATAAATGCGTAGAAATCGTCGAGCGGATACGAGAGTCAGATCCTAAGGTATGGGTTCCAGGGCAGTTCACCTCGATGGATAACGTAATCGCCCATGAAATGACAACAGGTCCTGAGTGTATCAAACAAGTTGGTCAAGACATTGATGCCTTCGTTGCAGGTATAGGCTCTGGGGGCACCTTGATGGGTGTTGCAAGATACTTTAAAAAAATAGGTATAAATGCGGAGATTGTAGCGGTTGAGCCTGAGGAGTGCTCAGTAATTAGAAAGGGAAAGAAGGGACCGCACAGAATTGAGGGAATTGGCGATGGTTTCATACCCAAAATCGTTGACACGGAACTAATAACGAGGGTTGAACTTGTGAGCGACGAAGAGGCAATCCTCATGGCGAGGAGATTGGCAAGAGAAGAAGGGATCATCTGTGGAATTTCTGCTGGTGCAAACGTTGTCGCAGCGATTAGAGTTGCAAAAGACTTAGGGAAGGGGAAGAAGGTCATTACTGTTATTCCAGATACCGGAATGCGATACTTCTCCACAGATCTTTTCAAGGGATGTGGAAATGATGAATGA
- a CDS encoding glutamate synthase-related protein: protein MKSHLISEYSIERDYSKCTDCGICIGQCSYNVHYRDVKENKILSRDEHCVNCLRCVVFCPVKAISVRNNPNAYKSNFHWTHDTIIDIKKRAESGCVILSGMGTDKPYLTYWDNILLNACQVTNPPIDPIREPIEIRTYLGRKPQSMEYEYDGGETCLASGFYPQLCLETPILFAAMSYGAVNLNVQETLARAAMECGTLFNCGEGGLHPKLHRYGKHAVVQVASGRFGLDLNYLNIGSAIEIKIGQGAKPGIGGHLPGEKVTEDVATVRMIPAGTDAISPAPHHDIYSIEDLNQLICALREATDYTKPIAVKIAAVHNSAAIACGIARAGADIIVLDGVRGSTGAAPKVIRDNVGIPVELALAASDERLREEGIRDEVSIIAAGGIRSSGDILKAIALGADAVYIGTAALVAMGCTLCQKCNTGKCPWGIATTRPELVVRLNPEEASQRLVNLINAWNAEIKELLGAMGMDSIESLRGNREQLRGVGLQDHELKILGIRAAGN, encoded by the coding sequence GTGAAGAGCCATCTAATCTCGGAGTACTCTATCGAAAGGGATTATTCTAAGTGCACAGATTGTGGAATCTGTATAGGACAATGTTCTTACAATGTGCATTATCGTGATGTAAAGGAAAACAAGATCTTGAGTCGTGACGAACATTGTGTTAATTGCCTGCGGTGTGTTGTGTTTTGTCCCGTGAAAGCGATTTCCGTCAGAAATAATCCAAATGCATACAAAAGCAATTTCCATTGGACTCATGATACAATTATCGACATCAAAAAAAGAGCCGAATCTGGCTGCGTAATTTTGAGTGGTATGGGAACTGATAAACCCTATTTAACTTATTGGGATAACATCCTGTTGAATGCATGCCAAGTTACGAATCCCCCAATAGATCCGATAAGAGAGCCGATAGAGATAAGAACCTACTTAGGCAGAAAGCCGCAATCAATGGAGTATGAATATGATGGCGGGGAGACATGCTTGGCATCAGGATTTTATCCACAGCTTTGCCTCGAAACGCCAATTCTGTTCGCTGCTATGTCTTACGGTGCTGTGAATTTGAATGTTCAAGAGACATTGGCAAGAGCTGCTATGGAATGCGGTACATTATTTAATTGCGGTGAAGGTGGACTCCATCCAAAACTTCACAGATATGGAAAACACGCCGTTGTACAAGTTGCATCCGGGCGCTTTGGTCTTGATTTGAACTACCTTAATATAGGATCCGCCATCGAAATAAAAATTGGCCAAGGGGCTAAACCTGGAATTGGCGGACACCTACCTGGTGAAAAAGTTACAGAAGATGTCGCAACTGTGAGGATGATACCAGCTGGAACAGACGCTATATCACCCGCTCCCCACCACGACATATATTCAATTGAAGACTTAAATCAGCTAATCTGCGCTTTAAGGGAGGCAACCGATTATACTAAACCGATAGCCGTAAAAATAGCCGCAGTACATAATTCAGCTGCTATTGCTTGCGGTATTGCGCGTGCTGGAGCCGATATTATTGTCTTGGATGGTGTGCGCGGTTCAACGGGAGCTGCACCCAAAGTGATAAGAGACAACGTGGGCATCCCCGTTGAACTGGCACTCGCCGCGTCAGATGAGAGACTCAGGGAAGAGGGAATAAGAGATGAAGTCTCGATCATAGCCGCGGGTGGCATCAGAAGCAGCGGAGATATACTGAAAGCAATCGCCCTTGGTGCAGATGCTGTCTATATAGGTACGGCAGCACTTGTTGCAATGGGGTGCACCCTCTGCCAAAAATGTAATACCGGGAAATGTCCGTGGGGTATCGCTACTACAAGACCTGAACTGGTAGTAAGATTGAATCCAGAAGAGGCAAGTCAAAGGCTCGTCAATCTCATCAATGCATGGAATGCAGAAATAAAAGAATTGTTGGGTGCAATGGGGATGGATTCAATTGAGAGTCTTCGTGGTAATCGTGAGCAATTAAGAGGTGTTGGTTTACAGGACCATGAACTTAAGATCCTCGGCATAAGAGCCGCAGGAAATTGA
- a CDS encoding M20/M25/M40 family metallo-hydrolase, with amino-acid sequence MNEGSDNLIDLLKKLVSIESVNPSLAPSGKGEEEIATFIGDYLSSIGANVKMQKVIDARSNVIGVLQGEEDKGKLLIVAHMDTVGVDSMIIPPFEPTIEGNRLYGRGSADDKSGVAIALEVLTRLSKKRHFKGELIFAATVDEEFEAKGIEKLVADIKADAAIVMEPVDLKIIIAHKGFLWQEFIVKGRAAHGSDFIGGIDAIFNASRLINEIVKLNETLMRKCHPLLGAASLHASEIHGGEGWSTYPSKCILKVERRTLPDETEQSIEMEFDAIVRKLESEGIVIDTEKKFFRPATEISRNERIVQALIEAFTDLGITPQVSGMAPWPEAGVLNLSGIPSVVFGPSGCKGHEAGEFVEIDSVLKCADILERAVEMFFASDRITRRLNVSDRLK; translated from the coding sequence ATGAATGAGGGCTCTGACAATTTAATCGACTTGTTGAAGAAACTCGTCTCAATAGAAAGCGTCAATCCAAGTCTAGCACCATCCGGTAAAGGAGAAGAAGAAATTGCAACTTTCATTGGTGATTATCTCAGCTCGATAGGTGCTAATGTTAAGATGCAGAAGGTAATTGATGCGAGGAGTAATGTCATCGGCGTCCTGCAAGGCGAGGAGGATAAAGGCAAGTTACTAATAGTTGCTCATATGGACACCGTTGGCGTAGATTCGATGATCATTCCACCTTTTGAACCAACAATTGAGGGCAATAGACTTTATGGCCGCGGGTCTGCCGATGACAAGAGTGGAGTAGCTATCGCACTCGAGGTTCTTACTCGGTTGTCAAAAAAGCGCCACTTCAAAGGAGAATTGATTTTTGCGGCGACGGTTGATGAAGAATTTGAAGCAAAGGGAATAGAAAAACTTGTTGCTGATATCAAGGCTGACGCAGCTATAGTTATGGAACCTGTTGATCTCAAAATCATCATCGCGCATAAGGGATTTCTGTGGCAGGAGTTCATTGTAAAGGGAAGGGCAGCACATGGAAGTGACTTTATCGGAGGAATTGATGCGATTTTCAATGCATCTAGACTGATCAATGAGATCGTTAAACTCAATGAAACGCTTATGCGGAAATGTCATCCACTTCTCGGTGCTGCATCCCTGCACGCATCAGAGATACATGGAGGAGAGGGATGGTCAACATATCCTTCCAAATGCATCCTAAAAGTTGAGCGACGCACACTCCCAGACGAAACGGAGCAATCGATTGAAATGGAGTTTGATGCTATTGTAAGAAAATTGGAAAGTGAGGGAATCGTCATCGATACTGAGAAAAAATTTTTCAGACCTGCCACCGAGATTTCTCGCAATGAAAGAATAGTTCAAGCCCTAATCGAAGCCTTCACAGATTTGGGCATTACCCCTCAGGTGAGCGGTATGGCGCCATGGCCTGAAGCCGGGGTCTTAAATCTCTCTGGAATACCTTCTGTTGTTTTCGGCCCTAGCGGTTGCAAGGGTCATGAAGCTGGGGAGTTTGTGGAAATCGATAGCGTCTTGAAGTGTGCAGACATCCTCGAAAGGGCTGTTGAGATGTTTTTTGCATCGGATCGAATTACCAGGCGTTTAAATGTCTCCGATAGACTTAAGTAA